In Croceicoccus sp. Ery15, a genomic segment contains:
- the phbB gene encoding acetoacetyl-CoA reductase — MSRVAVVTGGTRGIGEGISLALKDMGYTVVANFAGNEQKAQEFTERTGIPNYKFDVGDHDAVIAGCAQIASDIGEIDIVVNNAGITRDGVLHKMSWDDWNEVMRINLGGCFNMAKATFPGMRDRKWGRIVNIGSVNGQAGQYGQVNYAAAKSGIHGFTKALAQEGAKYGVTVNAIAPGYIDTDMVAAVPQPVLEKIIAKIPVGRLGHADEIARGVAFFCAEEATFVTGSTLSINGGQHMY, encoded by the coding sequence ATGAGCAGAGTTGCAGTCGTCACCGGCGGTACGCGCGGTATTGGCGAAGGGATCAGCCTCGCGCTGAAAGACATGGGGTATACGGTCGTCGCCAATTTCGCGGGCAACGAACAAAAGGCGCAGGAGTTTACCGAACGCACCGGTATTCCCAATTACAAGTTCGACGTTGGCGACCACGACGCAGTCATCGCGGGCTGCGCGCAGATCGCGTCCGACATTGGCGAGATCGATATTGTCGTGAATAATGCGGGCATTACCCGTGATGGCGTGCTGCACAAAATGAGCTGGGATGACTGGAACGAGGTGATGCGTATCAACCTTGGCGGCTGCTTCAACATGGCCAAGGCAACCTTTCCCGGCATGCGCGACCGGAAATGGGGCCGCATCGTCAATATCGGTTCGGTTAACGGTCAGGCCGGCCAGTATGGGCAGGTCAATTACGCCGCCGCCAAATCCGGCATCCATGGCTTTACCAAGGCGCTGGCGCAGGAAGGTGCGAAATATGGCGTGACCGTCAATGCGATCGCGCCGGGCTACATCGATACCGACATGGTCGCCGCCGTGCCGCAGCCGGTGCTGGAAAAGATCATCGCCAAGATTCCGGTCGGCCGCCTTGGCCATGCGGATGAAATTGCGCGCGGCGTCGCCTTTTTCTGTGCCGAGGAAGCGACGTTCGTCACCGGATCGACGCTGTCGATCAACGGCGGCCAGCACATGTATTGA
- the ppa gene encoding inorganic diphosphatase, with protein MRIDMIPTGDNPPNSLNVVIEVPTGGEPVKYEFDKESGALFVDRILHTPMRYPANYGFVPHTLSPDGDPLDALVVARSPFIPGCVVRARPIAVLNLEDEHGGDEKLVCVPVDSTFPYYTKVEELDDLPEIVLKQIEHFFTHYKDLESEKWVRIGTWGGAEEARRVIKEAIERANDAKSA; from the coding sequence ATGCGCATCGACATGATCCCCACCGGCGACAATCCGCCCAATAGCCTCAATGTCGTGATCGAGGTTCCGACCGGTGGCGAGCCTGTGAAGTACGAGTTCGACAAGGAATCGGGCGCACTGTTCGTGGACCGCATCCTGCATACGCCGATGCGCTATCCCGCCAATTACGGCTTTGTCCCGCACACATTGTCGCCCGATGGCGATCCGCTCGACGCGCTGGTCGTTGCGCGCAGCCCGTTCATTCCCGGCTGCGTCGTGCGCGCCCGCCCCATCGCCGTCCTGAATCTTGAAGATGAGCATGGCGGCGACGAAAAGCTGGTTTGCGTGCCGGTCGATTCGACCTTCCCCTATTACACCAAGGTGGAAGAGCTCGACGATCTGCCCGAGATCGTTTTGAAGCAGATCGAGCATTTCTTCACCCACTACAAGGACCTTGAGAGCGAGAAATGGGTGCGCATCGGCACCTGGGGCGGCGCAGAAGAAGCCCGCCGCGTGATCAAGGAAGCGATCGAACGCGCCAATGACGCGAAATCGGCCTGA
- the hisS gene encoding histidine--tRNA ligase: MSTETPPSGNKTPQAIRGTQDIFEEAESFAFVVETFERLRRLYRFRRVEMPVFEKTPVFSRSLGETTDVVSKEMYSFEDRGGESLTLRPEFTAGIARAYLTNGWKQYAPVKLATHGPLFRYERPQKGRYRQFHQIDAEIIGAAEPQADVELLAFADHLLKELGIADGVTLQLNTLGDADSRDAWRAALIDYFEAHRAELSEDSQDRLQRNPLRILDSKDPRDKAFVADAPLIDEYLSGEAQEFFGAVTGGLDAAGVAWTRVPSLVRGLDYYRHTAFEFVTDRLGAQGTVLGGGRYDGLMEALGGPPTPAVGWAAGIERLAMLVGDRDADAVADAIVVAEDDAAIGDAIAAIGHLRRAGISAEMMASGSPRKRFDKAVKIGADAIVAFAVRDGEVARRIRAEDGVIARIEQALAN; encoded by the coding sequence ATGAGCACAGAAACCCCACCCTCTGGCAACAAGACCCCACAGGCCATTCGCGGCACGCAGGATATTTTCGAGGAAGCCGAGAGCTTCGCCTTTGTCGTCGAGACGTTCGAGCGTTTGCGCAGGCTCTATCGCTTTCGCCGCGTCGAGATGCCGGTGTTCGAAAAAACGCCCGTCTTCTCGCGCTCTCTGGGCGAAACGACCGATGTCGTGTCCAAGGAAATGTATTCGTTCGAGGATCGCGGCGGCGAATCGCTGACCCTGCGGCCCGAATTCACGGCAGGCATCGCGCGCGCCTATCTGACCAACGGGTGGAAGCAATATGCGCCGGTGAAGTTGGCGACCCACGGCCCGCTGTTCCGCTATGAACGCCCGCAAAAGGGGCGCTATCGCCAGTTCCACCAGATCGATGCCGAGATCATCGGCGCGGCCGAACCGCAGGCCGATGTCGAACTGCTCGCCTTTGCCGACCATTTGCTGAAGGAGCTGGGCATCGCGGACGGGGTGACGTTGCAGCTGAACACACTGGGCGATGCCGACAGCCGCGACGCATGGCGCGCCGCGCTGATCGACTATTTCGAGGCGCATCGGGCGGAATTGTCCGAGGATTCGCAGGACCGCCTGCAGCGCAATCCGCTGCGCATCCTCGATTCCAAGGACCCGCGCGATAAGGCTTTCGTCGCCGACGCGCCGCTGATCGACGAATATCTGTCGGGCGAGGCGCAGGAATTCTTCGGTGCGGTGACCGGCGGGCTGGACGCGGCGGGCGTGGCGTGGACACGCGTGCCCTCGCTGGTGCGCGGTTTGGACTATTACCGCCACACCGCGTTTGAATTCGTGACCGACCGGCTGGGCGCACAAGGCACCGTGCTGGGCGGTGGGCGCTATGACGGGCTGATGGAAGCGCTGGGCGGACCGCCTACGCCTGCGGTTGGCTGGGCTGCGGGGATAGAGCGGCTGGCGATGCTGGTGGGTGATCGGGACGCGGATGCCGTTGCGGATGCCATTGTGGTGGCAGAGGACGATGCCGCCATCGGCGATGCAATCGCCGCCATTGGCCACTTGCGCCGCGCAGGTATCTCTGCCGAGATGATGGCAAGCGGATCACCCCGCAAGCGGTTCGACAAGGCGGTGAAGATCGGGGCCGACGCCATTGTTGCCTTCGCCGTTCGCGATGGTGAAGTCGCGCGCCGCATCCGCGCCGAGGATGGCGTGATCGCGCGGATCGAACAGGCTCTGGCGAACTGA
- a CDS encoding M61 family metallopeptidase: MITITLRARAALLASALVLPLSITPAHAQAVRSAPTALPVAASVPDAVDTPYGGTIQIDIDATDLAHRVFRTKQVIPVAAGTKTLTLLYPEWLPGHHGPDGTIDALNGIRFLVDGKPVAWSRDNVEVYAFHVFLPDGAKEVTAELVYTSPVTGSEGRVVMTDDLMNLQFNQMTLYPAGHYVRQIRVKPRVTMPAGWATATALDGQTQKGDVVSFAETDYQTLVDSPIFAGKYHKSWEIADKVTIEAFAHDPDDLVMPEGELDAMKAMMTESDLLFGSRPFDHYEFLIALSDDLGGIGLEHHRSTEITLDPGTFKSWEGGQSAEGGKYPDKYGFSVDVIPHELVHSWNGKFRRPALTWTPDYRQPMRNDLLWVYEGMTQYWDLPLAARSGINTKELTLGEIADAAGSYAEADPGRAWRALVDTTHDPITANRKSKPFSSFSRGEEYYNEGALVWLEADMMIRTETQGAKSLEDFAKIFFAAQNGDYGEKTYSFDDLVADLNSVYAYDWAKFLRDRVYTPGAPAPVKGIELGGYELVFKDEPNPFRAGIQTEYDYLNLYFSLGMSVNGDGKVRGVLWDGIAFKNDIVAGQTIQAVNGKAYSADAMQAAITKAKDGSPIELLVNRGGDYRTVSIDYTGGLRWPWLVKKGEGETLLDEFLSPRR, encoded by the coding sequence ATGATCACCATCACGCTTCGCGCGCGGGCCGCTCTGCTCGCATCCGCTCTCGTCCTTCCGCTCTCAATCACGCCCGCCCATGCGCAGGCCGTCCGCTCTGCGCCCACCGCCTTGCCCGTCGCGGCCAGCGTGCCCGATGCGGTCGATACGCCCTATGGCGGGACGATCCAGATCGACATCGACGCGACCGATCTGGCGCATCGCGTGTTCCGCACGAAACAGGTGATCCCCGTCGCCGCGGGCACCAAGACGCTGACGCTGCTCTATCCCGAATGGCTGCCCGGCCATCACGGCCCCGACGGCACGATCGACGCGCTGAACGGCATCCGCTTCCTCGTCGATGGCAAGCCCGTCGCGTGGAGCCGCGATAATGTCGAAGTCTATGCCTTCCACGTCTTCCTGCCCGACGGCGCGAAGGAAGTCACCGCAGAGCTGGTCTATACCTCCCCCGTCACCGGCAGCGAGGGGCGCGTGGTGATGACCGACGATCTGATGAACCTGCAGTTCAACCAGATGACGCTGTATCCCGCGGGCCATTATGTCCGCCAGATCAGGGTGAAGCCCCGCGTGACCATGCCTGCGGGCTGGGCCACCGCCACCGCGCTCGACGGGCAGACGCAAAAGGGCGATGTCGTCAGCTTTGCCGAAACCGATTACCAGACGCTGGTCGACAGTCCAATCTTTGCGGGCAAGTATCACAAGAGCTGGGAAATCGCGGACAAGGTCACGATCGAGGCGTTCGCCCACGATCCCGACGATCTGGTCATGCCCGAGGGTGAGCTGGACGCGATGAAGGCGATGATGACCGAATCGGACCTGCTGTTCGGATCGCGCCCGTTCGACCATTATGAATTCCTGATCGCCCTGTCCGACGATCTGGGCGGCATCGGGCTGGAACATCATCGTTCCACCGAAATCACGCTGGACCCGGGCACATTCAAAAGCTGGGAAGGCGGCCAAAGCGCGGAAGGCGGAAAGTATCCCGACAAATACGGCTTTTCCGTCGATGTCATCCCGCACGAGCTGGTGCATAGCTGGAACGGCAAGTTCCGCCGCCCCGCGCTGACGTGGACGCCCGATTACCGGCAGCCGATGCGCAACGACCTGCTGTGGGTCTATGAAGGCATGACCCAATATTGGGATCTGCCGCTGGCCGCGCGTTCGGGGATCAATACCAAAGAGCTGACGCTGGGCGAGATTGCCGATGCGGCGGGCAGCTATGCCGAAGCCGATCCGGGCCGCGCATGGCGCGCGCTGGTCGACACCACCCATGATCCGATCACGGCCAACCGCAAGTCCAAACCCTTCTCCTCCTTCTCTCGCGGAGAGGAATATTACAACGAAGGCGCATTGGTCTGGCTGGAAGCGGATATGATGATCCGCACCGAGACCCAGGGCGCAAAATCGCTGGAGGATTTCGCCAAAATCTTTTTCGCCGCGCAAAACGGCGATTATGGCGAAAAGACATACAGCTTCGACGATCTGGTCGCCGATCTTAACAGCGTCTATGCCTATGACTGGGCCAAATTCCTGCGCGACCGCGTCTATACGCCGGGCGCTCCCGCTCCGGTAAAGGGCATCGAACTCGGTGGGTACGAACTGGTGTTCAAGGACGAACCCAACCCCTTCCGCGCGGGCATCCAGACCGAATACGACTATCTGAACCTGTATTTCTCGCTGGGCATGTCGGTGAATGGCGATGGCAAGGTGCGCGGCGTGTTGTGGGACGGGATCGCCTTCAAGAACGATATCGTCGCAGGCCAGACCATTCAGGCGGTCAATGGCAAGGCCTATTCCGCCGATGCGATGCAGGCCGCGATCACCAAGGCAAAGGACGGTTCGCCGATCGAACTGCTGGTCAATCGGGGTGGGGATTATCGCACCGTGTCGATCGACTATACCGGCGGACTGCGCTGGCCCTGGCTGGTAAAGAAGGGCGAGGGCGAAACCCTGCTTGACGAATTCCTCTCGCCCCGGCGCTAA
- the rpoN gene encoding RNA polymerase factor sigma-54 — protein MTLAPRLDLRQSQSLVMTPQLKQAIGLLQLSNLELEAVLMDAAAANPLLRVSGQEGEKEVKPKAEEPAEAGSTGGDTALDIAPEMLDRDRDTGDFAGIGAASGGGSFDGDFGSDFAGDSGPTLGEHLQDQLCMAHGSPVQIFVARQIIGRLDEAGYLTVPLEELARDLGVSPTDAEAALRLVQSLEPTGVGARDLAECIALQLAERDRLDPCMRLLLANLDLLARGNLAQLKRMCRADDEDIAEMIADIRSCDPRPGHVFGVEAAPPVVPDVLVRGDGVVGWLVSLNRENLPRLVIDRAYHARVSPSCRDKAASSWLGEQLADANRLVRALDQRQRTILTVAREIVKRQEGFFRRGVSALVPLTRREIAEATDLHESTVSRVTANKFLHCPRGCFELRFFFASGVSASAAGGDGGDQGAASAEAVKAAIKALIDAEPADAILSDDALVTELKKQGYEIARRTVAKYREAAGLGSSVQRRRQKALARAG, from the coding sequence ATGACTTTGGCACCCCGCCTCGATCTGCGGCAGTCGCAATCGCTGGTGATGACGCCGCAGCTGAAACAGGCGATCGGCCTGTTGCAGCTTTCCAATCTGGAACTGGAAGCGGTGCTGATGGACGCCGCCGCCGCCAATCCGTTGCTGCGCGTTTCGGGGCAGGAGGGTGAGAAAGAGGTCAAGCCCAAGGCCGAGGAACCGGCGGAGGCAGGCTCGACAGGCGGCGATACGGCGCTGGATATCGCGCCCGAAATGCTGGACCGCGACCGCGATACGGGCGATTTCGCCGGGATTGGCGCTGCGTCGGGCGGCGGGTCGTTCGACGGCGACTTCGGAAGCGATTTCGCCGGCGACAGCGGCCCCACATTGGGCGAACATCTGCAGGACCAGCTGTGCATGGCGCATGGTTCGCCAGTTCAGATCTTTGTCGCGCGGCAGATCATCGGCCGGCTGGACGAGGCTGGCTATCTCACCGTGCCTCTGGAAGAACTGGCCCGCGACCTTGGCGTCTCACCCACGGATGCCGAAGCGGCGCTGCGACTGGTTCAGTCGCTGGAGCCGACTGGCGTGGGCGCGCGCGATCTGGCCGAATGCATCGCGCTGCAACTGGCGGAGCGTGACCGGCTCGACCCGTGCATGCGGCTGCTGCTCGCCAATCTCGACCTGCTGGCGCGCGGCAATCTGGCGCAGCTGAAGCGCATGTGCCGCGCCGATGACGAGGATATTGCCGAGATGATCGCCGATATCCGCAGTTGCGACCCGCGCCCTGGCCATGTGTTCGGCGTCGAAGCCGCGCCGCCGGTAGTGCCCGATGTGCTGGTCAGGGGCGACGGGGTGGTCGGCTGGCTCGTTTCGCTCAACCGCGAGAACCTGCCGCGACTGGTCATCGACCGCGCCTATCACGCGCGGGTCAGCCCCTCTTGCCGCGACAAGGCAGCCTCCAGCTGGCTGGGCGAGCAACTGGCCGATGCCAATCGCCTTGTCCGCGCGCTGGACCAGCGGCAACGCACAATCCTGACCGTCGCACGCGAGATCGTGAAACGGCAGGAGGGTTTCTTTCGTCGCGGCGTTTCCGCCCTCGTCCCGCTGACCCGGCGCGAGATTGCCGAGGCGACCGATCTGCACGAATCGACTGTCAGCCGCGTGACCGCGAACAAGTTCCTGCATTGTCCGCGCGGCTGTTTCGAATTGCGCTTCTTCTTCGCATCGGGGGTCAGCGCATCGGCAGCAGGCGGCGACGGCGGCGATCAGGGTGCTGCATCGGCAGAGGCAGTGAAGGCAGCGATCAAGGCGCTGATCGATGCAGAGCCTGCCGATGCAATCCTGTCCGACGATGCGCTGGTAACAGAGCTGAAGAAACAAGGTTACGAAATTGCCCGCCGCACGGTTGCCAAATACCGCGAGGCGGCGGGGCTAGGATCGTCGGTACAGAGGCGGCGGCAAAAGGCGCTGGCCCGCGCGGGCTGA
- a CDS encoding TldD/PmbA family protein produces MLTTDQAKDFCAQLVAKAQAMGADAGDAVYLGKGSQSVEIRLGALESVDRSEAEHLGLRVFVGKRSATVGTSALDPASLDELAERAVEMAKGAPEDPYAGLAPEELLMRDAPVDLDLVSAAPAPEELRAIAMEIEDAARAVEGVNNSEGASASYGRGIVGLATSHGFAGAYEQASHVRSGAVVAGEGSGMERGMAWRMAHHAEDLLSPAEIGRMAGDRAVERLGPGTMKSGPMPVVFDRRVGRSLMGHLVHAISGSEIARGASFLADCEGKPVFPAGITITDDPLRPRAMRSHPFDGEGLPVAASRLVDGGVLTGWLLDSASARKLGRQPTGHAARGGGGSPGVSASNITLLAGQESVADMIADIADGVWVTEVIGMGVNVVTGDYSRGASGFRIVNGEIAGPVAGITIAGNMKDMFANMRAADDLDFVQAINVPSLRIDGMTVAGS; encoded by the coding sequence ATGTTGACGACGGATCAGGCCAAGGATTTCTGCGCGCAGCTGGTGGCCAAGGCACAAGCCATGGGCGCGGACGCGGGCGATGCGGTCTATCTGGGCAAGGGGTCGCAATCGGTGGAAATCCGGCTGGGCGCGCTGGAAAGCGTCGACCGGTCGGAGGCCGAGCATCTGGGCCTGCGCGTATTCGTGGGCAAGCGCAGCGCCACGGTCGGGACCAGCGCCCTCGATCCCGCTTCGCTGGACGAGCTGGCCGAACGCGCCGTGGAGATGGCCAAGGGCGCGCCCGAGGATCCCTATGCGGGACTTGCGCCCGAAGAACTGCTGATGCGCGATGCCCCCGTCGACCTCGATCTGGTCTCCGCTGCTCCCGCGCCCGAGGAATTGCGCGCGATCGCAATGGAGATCGAGGATGCCGCCCGCGCGGTCGAAGGCGTGAACAATAGCGAAGGGGCCAGCGCGTCATACGGTCGCGGGATCGTCGGACTTGCCACCAGCCACGGTTTTGCCGGTGCCTATGAACAGGCCAGCCATGTCCGGTCGGGCGCGGTTGTCGCGGGCGAGGGCAGCGGGATGGAACGGGGCATGGCGTGGCGCATGGCGCATCATGCCGAAGACCTGCTCTCGCCAGCCGAAATCGGCCGTATGGCAGGCGACCGCGCGGTCGAACGGCTGGGGCCGGGCACGATGAAAAGCGGGCCCATGCCCGTGGTGTTCGACCGGCGCGTCGGCCGTTCGCTGATGGGCCATCTGGTCCATGCCATTTCGGGGTCGGAAATCGCGCGCGGCGCCAGCTTTCTTGCCGATTGCGAAGGCAAACCCGTGTTCCCTGCAGGCATCACCATTACCGACGACCCGCTGCGCCCGCGCGCCATGCGTTCGCACCCGTTCGATGGCGAGGGTCTGCCCGTCGCGGCCAGCCGCCTTGTCGACGGCGGGGTGCTGACGGGCTGGCTGCTCGATTCGGCATCGGCGCGCAAGCTGGGCCGCCAGCCGACAGGCCATGCAGCGCGCGGCGGTGGGGGATCGCCGGGCGTATCGGCCTCCAACATCACCCTGCTGGCCGGACAGGAAAGCGTGGCCGACATGATCGCCGATATTGCCGACGGCGTCTGGGTGACCGAGGTGATCGGCATGGGCGTCAATGTCGTCACCGGCGATTACAGCCGCGGCGCATCGGGCTTTCGCATCGTGAATGGCGAGATTGCGGGCCCGGTTGCGGGAATTACCATTGCCGGTAACATGAAGGATATGTTCGCGAATATGCGGGCCGCCGACGATCTGGACTTTGTGCAGGCGATCAACGTGCCCAGCCTGCGGATCGATGGCATGACGGTCGCGGGATCATGA
- the lptB gene encoding LPS export ABC transporter ATP-binding protein, whose product MDTQTTLDPSVDPAETAAPPVPQGGLEVVSIAKSYDKRTVLSDISLTVAKGEVLGLLGPNGAGKTTCFYSVMGLVKPDSGRILLDGEDITNLPMYRRAILGLGYLPQETSIFRGMTVEQNISCVLELSEPDAASRSRELERLLDEFGLTRLRESPAMALSGGERRRCEIARALAAKPSIMLLDEPFAGIDPLSISDIRDLVIDLKNRGIGVLITDHNVRETLEIVDRAAIIYGGQVLFAGSPEDLVANDDVRRLYLGEGFTL is encoded by the coding sequence ATCGATACGCAGACCACGCTCGACCCCTCGGTCGATCCGGCCGAAACCGCCGCCCCGCCCGTGCCGCAGGGTGGGCTGGAAGTGGTGTCGATCGCCAAAAGCTATGACAAGCGCACGGTGCTGTCCGACATCTCGCTGACCGTGGCCAAGGGCGAGGTGCTGGGCCTGCTTGGTCCCAATGGCGCGGGCAAGACGACGTGCTTCTATTCGGTGATGGGTCTGGTGAAGCCCGATTCGGGCCGCATCCTGCTGGACGGCGAGGATATCACCAACCTGCCGATGTATCGCCGCGCCATTCTGGGCCTTGGCTATCTGCCGCAGGAAACATCGATCTTTCGCGGCATGACGGTGGAACAGAACATTTCCTGCGTGCTGGAACTGTCCGAACCCGACGCGGCCAGCCGCTCGCGCGAGCTGGAGCGGCTGCTTGACGAATTCGGGCTGACGCGGCTGCGCGAGAGCCCTGCCATGGCGCTGTCGGGCGGTGAACGCCGCCGGTGCGAAATTGCCCGCGCGCTTGCCGCCAAGCCGTCGATCATGCTGCTGGACGAGCCGTTTGCGGGTATCGATCCGCTGTCGATCAGCGATATCCGCGATCTGGTGATCGATCTGAAAAACCGCGGCATCGGTGTGCTGATCACCGATCACAACGTCCGCGAAACGCTGGAAATCGTCGACCGCGCGGCGATCATCTATGGCGGGCAAGTGCTGTTCGCGGGCAGTCCCGAGGATCTGGTCGCCAATGACGATGTGCGCAGGCTCTATCTGGGCGAAGGCTTTACGCTTTGA
- a CDS encoding BON domain-containing protein — protein sequence MMRRSYGFLAALLLILPSLPAGAAAILTGGGDDAPAETVEPAATGAIEAERDANEDERIAERIRGIFAAIAALSHIEVTVQQGVVTLTGTVASPEQVEQAGAIAGRVAGVVTVDNQIERDVAVSSNVAPAIENVVSQSRGVLRALPLFGVALVVAGLVIAFTRWLARRKSLWARLSPNLFVAELLASAVQFVGVLFGIYLALKILGATALLGALLGIGGVIGIAIGFAVRDTIDNYISSVMLSLRQPFRANDHVVIGDDEGRVVRLTSRATILMTLDGNHLRIPNSTVFKAVILNYTRNPQRRFDFDLGIDADDDPVDAMETGIRALAALDFVLNDPEPTARIMEVGDSNIVIRFLGWLDQEQTDFYKGRSLGIRAGKIALEDAGFALPEPIYRLRMDPRSAPVTTVGPSTQDDAKPAAKEPRQRIISQEDLRPESHIAELVERERAATGGDLLDSGRPIE from the coding sequence ATGATGCGGCGCAGTTACGGATTTCTCGCTGCGCTGCTGTTGATCCTGCCATCATTGCCCGCAGGTGCGGCGGCGATCCTGACGGGCGGCGGCGATGATGCGCCTGCCGAAACCGTGGAACCGGCAGCCACCGGCGCGATCGAGGCCGAGCGCGACGCGAATGAGGACGAGCGGATCGCCGAGCGCATTCGCGGTATTTTCGCGGCGATTGCGGCGCTTTCGCATATCGAGGTTACTGTCCAGCAAGGCGTCGTCACGCTGACCGGCACGGTCGCCAGCCCCGAACAGGTGGAACAGGCAGGTGCCATCGCTGGCCGCGTGGCGGGCGTGGTGACGGTCGACAACCAGATCGAGCGCGATGTCGCCGTTTCCTCCAATGTCGCCCCCGCGATCGAGAATGTCGTGTCCCAGTCGCGCGGCGTGCTGCGGGCGCTTCCGCTGTTCGGCGTGGCGCTTGTGGTGGCGGGACTGGTCATTGCCTTCACCCGCTGGCTGGCGCGGCGCAAATCGCTGTGGGCGCGGCTGTCGCCCAATCTGTTCGTGGCCGAATTGCTGGCCAGCGCGGTGCAATTCGTGGGCGTGCTGTTCGGCATTTATCTGGCGCTGAAAATTTTGGGTGCCACGGCCCTGCTCGGCGCATTGCTGGGTATCGGCGGCGTGATCGGCATCGCCATCGGTTTCGCGGTGCGCGACACGATCGACAATTACATCTCGTCCGTCATGCTGTCGCTGCGCCAGCCGTTTCGCGCCAACGATCATGTGGTGATCGGCGATGACGAAGGGCGTGTGGTGCGGTTGACCAGCCGCGCGACGATCCTGATGACGCTGGACGGCAATCATCTGCGCATCCCCAATTCCACCGTGTTCAAGGCGGTGATCCTGAATTACACGCGCAATCCGCAACGGCGGTTCGATTTCGATCTGGGCATCGATGCCGACGACGATCCGGTCGATGCGATGGAAACGGGGATCAGGGCGCTGGCCGCGCTGGATTTCGTACTGAACGATCCCGAACCCACCGCACGCATCATGGAGGTGGGCGATTCGAATATCGTGATCCGCTTCCTTGGCTGGCTGGATCAGGAGCAGACCGATTTCTACAAGGGCCGCAGCCTTGGTATACGCGCGGGCAAGATCGCGTTGGAGGATGCAGGTTTTGCGCTTCCCGAACCGATCTATCGCCTGCGCATGGACCCGCGCAGCGCGCCCGTCACCACGGTCGGCCCGTCTACGCAGGACGATGCGAAGCCAGCGGCCAAAGAACCGCGCCAGCGCATCATTTCACAAGAGGATTTGCGCCCCGAAAGCCACATCGCCGAGCTGGTAGAGCGCGAGCGGGCCGCGACCGGCGGGGACTTGCTCGATTCGGGCCGTCCCATCGAATAG
- the ctrA gene encoding response regulator transcription factor CtrA has translation MRILLIEDEPTTAKAIELMLTTEGFNVYQTDLGEEGLDLGKLYDYDIILLDLNLPDMHGYDVLKKLRVAKVQTPVLILSGIAEMDSKVRSFGFGADDYVTKPFHREELVARIHAVVRRSKGHSQSVIRTGKLSVNLDTKTVEVDSARVHLTGKEYAMLELLSLRKGTTLTKEMFLNHLYNGMDEPELKIIDVFICKLRKKLSTACNGDNYIETVWGRGYVLRDPGAEAQAA, from the coding sequence ATGCGTATCCTGCTGATCGAAGACGAGCCGACGACGGCAAAGGCTATCGAACTGATGCTCACGACCGAGGGTTTCAACGTCTATCAGACGGACCTTGGTGAAGAGGGGCTCGATCTGGGCAAGCTGTATGATTACGACATCATCCTGCTCGACCTGAACCTGCCCGACATGCACGGTTACGACGTGCTGAAAAAGCTGCGCGTCGCCAAGGTGCAGACGCCGGTTCTGATCCTGTCGGGCATTGCTGAAATGGATTCCAAGGTGCGCAGCTTTGGCTTTGGCGCCGACGATTACGTGACCAAGCCGTTCCACCGCGAAGAGCTGGTCGCCCGCATCCACGCTGTCGTGCGCCGTTCCAAGGGCCACTCGCAATCGGTGATCCGCACCGGCAAGCTCTCGGTCAACCTCGATACCAAAACGGTGGAAGTCGACAGCGCCCGTGTGCATCTGACCGGCAAGGAATATGCGATGCTGGAACTGCTCTCGCTACGCAAGGGCACCACGCTGACCAAGGAAATGTTCCTCAACCACCTGTATAACGGGATGGACGAGCCCGAGCTGAAGATCATCGACGTCTTCATCTGCAAGCTGCGCAAAAAGCTGTCGACCGCGTGCAATGGCGACAATTACATCGAGACGGTCTGGGGCCGCGGCTATGTGCTGCGCGATCCGGGCGCCGAGGCCCAAGCTGCCTGA